Proteins co-encoded in one Actinomadura luteofluorescens genomic window:
- a CDS encoding FAD-linked oxidase C-terminal domain-containing protein — MLTTLGPRLEALLGADRVITDPVRLRTYECDGLTNHRSTPGVVVLPDTAEQIAAIVRECAAAGIPYVARGSGTGLSGGALPRADGVLIVTSRMNRILEIDIPGQRAVVEPGVINLDVTRAVRRHGYYFAPDPSSQQICSVGGNVAENSGGAHCLKYGFTAHHVLACEVVTPDGELVELTADGPGYDLLGVFVGAEGTLGITTKITVRLTRVPETVQTLLAAFGSIEAGGAAVSAIIGAGVVPAAIEMMDALAIEAAEAAVRCEYPPGAGAVLIVELDGPEAEVAAQFAEVERMCRDAGAFEIRIAADDAQRALIWKGRKSAFAAVGRISPAYLVQDGVIPRTVLPDVLARIDALSAESGVRVANVFHAGDGNLHPLVLFDDAEPGAEERAEEVSGAILDLCIEHGGSITGEHGVGVDKARYMPRMFTDADLDTMQMVRCGFDPAGLCNPGKVFPTPRLCGEVPGKRKGPHPYEGKADIF, encoded by the coding sequence ATGCTCACGACGCTCGGGCCCCGGCTGGAGGCGCTGCTCGGAGCCGACCGGGTGATCACCGATCCGGTGCGGCTGCGCACCTACGAGTGCGACGGCCTCACCAACCACCGGTCCACGCCCGGCGTCGTGGTGCTGCCCGACACGGCCGAGCAGATCGCCGCGATCGTGCGGGAGTGCGCGGCGGCCGGGATCCCCTACGTCGCGCGCGGTTCGGGCACGGGCCTGTCGGGCGGCGCGCTCCCCCGCGCGGACGGCGTGCTGATCGTCACGTCCCGGATGAACCGGATCCTGGAGATCGACATCCCGGGGCAGCGGGCCGTGGTGGAGCCCGGCGTGATCAACCTGGACGTGACGCGGGCCGTCCGCCGGCACGGTTACTACTTCGCGCCCGACCCGTCCAGCCAGCAGATCTGCTCGGTGGGCGGGAACGTCGCGGAGAACTCCGGCGGCGCGCACTGCCTGAAGTACGGCTTCACCGCCCACCACGTGCTGGCCTGCGAGGTCGTCACGCCGGACGGCGAACTGGTGGAGCTGACGGCGGACGGGCCCGGCTACGACCTGCTCGGCGTGTTCGTCGGGGCGGAGGGCACGCTCGGCATCACCACCAAGATCACGGTGCGGCTGACGCGGGTCCCCGAGACCGTGCAGACGCTGCTGGCCGCCTTCGGCTCGATCGAGGCGGGCGGCGCCGCGGTGTCGGCGATCATCGGCGCGGGCGTCGTCCCGGCCGCGATCGAGATGATGGACGCCCTGGCGATCGAGGCGGCCGAGGCGGCAGTGCGCTGCGAGTACCCGCCGGGGGCCGGCGCGGTGCTGATCGTGGAGCTGGACGGCCCGGAGGCCGAGGTCGCCGCCCAGTTCGCCGAGGTGGAGCGAATGTGCCGGGACGCGGGCGCCTTCGAGATCCGCATCGCCGCCGACGACGCGCAGCGGGCGCTGATCTGGAAGGGGCGCAAGTCGGCGTTCGCGGCCGTGGGCCGGATCAGCCCGGCCTACCTCGTCCAGGACGGCGTCATCCCCCGGACGGTGCTGCCGGACGTGCTGGCCCGGATCGACGCCCTGTCGGCCGAGTCGGGCGTGCGGGTCGCGAACGTGTTCCACGCGGGGGACGGCAACCTGCATCCGCTCGTGCTGTTCGACGACGCCGAGCCGGGCGCGGAGGAGCGCGCGGAGGAGGTCTCGGGCGCGATCCTCGACCTGTGCATCGAGCACGGCGGCTCCATCACGGGCGAGCACGGGGTCGGTGTGGACAAGGCCCGCTACATGCCGCGCATGTTCACCGACGCCGACCTGGACACGATGCAGATGGTCCGCTGCGGCTTCGACCCCGCGGGGCTGTGCAACCCGGGCAAGGTCTTCCCCACCCCGCGGCTGTGCGGGGAGGTGCCCGGCAAGCGCAAGGGCCCGCACCCGTACGAGGGAAAGGCGGACATCTTCTGA
- a CDS encoding FAD-binding oxidoreductase yields MRPLDALAKVCGDVRPGEPAEGVLGVEPALVAAPKNVTEAADVMRVAAENGLAVVPRGAETRLDWGEPPERCDLLIDTHRLDELVEHTAGDLVAKAEAGLPMEEFAERLAERGQRLALDVPLPGSTVGGTIATSAAGPLRTLYGTPRNLVIGLTVVRADGQVARSGGKVVKNVAGYDLGRLFCGSYGTLGLIVDATFRLHPTPDATAYVTCAVDGPEDTHDAVQTVLHSPVAPSAVEYIGPGTVAVFLEGVPDGVTTRARQIAELLGDKAEISDTAPDGWGLYPDGTTLIDIGAPPPSLRDVITTLGPEAAATWSASGHGHVGLPAELGPNEVADVLGRLRDVLKRHRGHAVVRYAPQEVRDEIDLWGPVPALTLMRRVKDQFDPDHRLSPGRFVGGI; encoded by the coding sequence ATGCGGCCCCTGGACGCCCTGGCGAAGGTCTGCGGCGACGTACGGCCCGGTGAGCCCGCCGAAGGCGTGCTCGGCGTGGAACCCGCGCTCGTCGCGGCGCCGAAGAACGTGACCGAAGCCGCCGACGTCATGCGCGTGGCCGCCGAGAACGGTCTCGCCGTCGTCCCGCGTGGGGCCGAGACACGCCTGGACTGGGGCGAGCCCCCGGAACGCTGCGATCTGCTCATCGACACCCATCGGCTCGACGAACTCGTCGAGCACACGGCCGGGGACCTCGTCGCCAAGGCGGAGGCCGGGCTCCCGATGGAGGAGTTCGCCGAGAGACTGGCGGAACGGGGGCAGCGGCTCGCGCTCGACGTCCCGCTGCCGGGTTCGACGGTCGGCGGGACGATCGCCACGAGCGCCGCCGGTCCCCTGCGCACGCTCTACGGGACGCCCAGGAACCTCGTCATCGGGCTCACGGTCGTCCGGGCGGACGGCCAGGTCGCGCGCTCGGGCGGCAAGGTCGTCAAGAACGTCGCCGGGTACGACCTGGGGCGGCTCTTCTGCGGCTCCTACGGAACGCTCGGCCTGATCGTGGACGCCACGTTCCGCCTGCACCCGACCCCGGATGCGACCGCTTACGTGACGTGCGCCGTCGACGGGCCGGAGGACACGCACGACGCGGTCCAGACCGTCCTCCACTCCCCCGTTGCCCCAAGCGCGGTCGAATACATCGGTCCAGGGACGGTCGCGGTCTTCCTCGAAGGCGTTCCCGACGGTGTCACCACGCGCGCTCGGCAGATCGCAGAACTCCTAGGCGACAAGGCCGAGATCTCCGATACCGCACCGGACGGCTGGGGCCTCTACCCGGACGGCACCACCCTCATCGACATCGGCGCACCGCCGCCCTCGCTCCGGGACGTCATCACCACGCTAGGGCCGGAAGCCGCCGCCACCTGGAGCGCCAGCGGGCACGGGCACGTGGGTCTTCCCGCCGAACTCGGCCCGAACGAGGTGGCCGACGTCCTCGGCCGTCTACGGGACGTGCTGAAGCGGCACCGCGGTCACGCCGTCGTCCGCTACGCGCCGCAAGAGGTGCGCGACGAGATCGACCTGTGGGGGCCGGTTCCGGCGCTGACACTGATGCGGCGGGTCAAGGACCAGTTCGACCCGGATCACCGGCTGTCCCCGGGCCGTTTCGTGGGAGGGATCTGA
- a CDS encoding (Fe-S)-binding protein, producing the protein MSDQDDLPKLLDDCVHCGFCLPTCPTYVLWGEEMDSPRGRIHLMQQHADGEPLSGPMVEHFDRCLGCMACVTSCPSGVQYDRLIEMTRADVEREHPRSLKERAIREMVFRLFPYKRRLRALRGPLRAYQKSGLDRLVRLSGVLERISPSLAAMERLAPPLGKAPRLPERVAARGERRATVGMLTGCVQGEFFPGVNAATARVLAMEGCDVVIPKGQGCCGALSLHSGREEEARAFARRTVETFESVDVIVVNSAGCGSAMKEYRTLLADDPEWSARAEALSARTRDLAEYLVELGPRAERRPLPVTIAYHDACHLAHAQGVRSQPRELLAAIPGLTVREIADPDICCGSAGTYNLFQPEAAGELGDRKAVNVDATGAELLVAANPGCSMQIATALRRRGAAIAVAHTAQVLDASLRGLGRDALTARGS; encoded by the coding sequence ATGAGCGACCAGGACGACCTCCCGAAGCTGCTCGACGACTGCGTGCACTGCGGGTTCTGCCTTCCGACGTGCCCCACCTACGTGCTGTGGGGCGAGGAGATGGACTCTCCCCGGGGCCGCATCCATCTGATGCAGCAGCACGCTGACGGCGAGCCGCTCAGCGGGCCCATGGTCGAGCACTTCGACCGCTGCCTGGGATGCATGGCGTGCGTGACGTCCTGCCCGTCCGGTGTGCAGTACGACCGGCTCATCGAGATGACCCGCGCCGACGTCGAACGTGAACACCCCCGTTCCCTGAAAGAACGCGCCATACGGGAGATGGTCTTCCGGCTGTTCCCGTACAAGCGGAGGCTCCGCGCCCTGCGAGGCCCCCTCCGCGCCTACCAGAAGTCGGGTCTGGACCGACTTGTAAGGCTCAGCGGCGTTCTGGAACGGATCTCGCCGTCCCTGGCGGCGATGGAACGGCTCGCGCCGCCCCTCGGCAAGGCGCCGAGGCTGCCCGAGCGGGTCGCCGCACGCGGGGAGCGCCGCGCCACGGTCGGGATGCTGACCGGATGCGTCCAGGGCGAGTTCTTCCCGGGCGTCAACGCCGCCACGGCCCGCGTGCTGGCGATGGAGGGCTGCGACGTCGTCATCCCCAAGGGCCAGGGGTGCTGCGGCGCGCTGTCCCTGCACTCCGGGCGGGAGGAGGAGGCCCGCGCCTTCGCCCGCCGGACGGTCGAGACCTTCGAGTCCGTCGACGTGATCGTGGTGAACTCCGCGGGCTGCGGGTCCGCGATGAAGGAGTACCGGACGCTGCTCGCCGACGACCCGGAATGGTCCGCGCGGGCGGAGGCGCTCTCGGCCAGGACCCGGGATCTGGCCGAGTACCTGGTGGAACTCGGGCCGCGGGCGGAGCGGCGGCCGCTTCCGGTCACGATCGCCTACCACGACGCCTGCCACCTCGCCCACGCCCAGGGCGTGCGGAGCCAGCCCCGCGAACTGCTCGCCGCGATCCCCGGGCTGACCGTCCGCGAGATCGCCGACCCCGACATCTGCTGCGGTTCGGCCGGTACCTATAACCTGTTCCAGCCGGAGGCCGCCGGAGAACTCGGCGACCGCAAGGCGGTGAACGTGGACGCCACCGGAGCCGAACTGCTGGTCGCCGCCAACCCCGGCTGCTCGATGCAGATCGCGACGGCGCTGCGCCGGCGCGGGGCCGCCATCGCGGTCGCGCACACCGCGCAGGTGCTGGACGCCTCCCTGCGGGGACTTGGCCGCGACGCCCTCACCGCGCGCGGTTCGTAG
- a CDS encoding ABC transporter family substrate-binding protein → MKQVLTAALLGIVLLTGAGCRAPEASTSDASRALPAADVNPTPRDRVVNGGTLRWPLPEFPSQWNTNHVNGAKGAVEHVIQGVLPYLMRADEKAVPHPVPEYLESATLKPTRHGQTVTYRLNPRAKWSDGRPLGYADFRAQAHALSGRDPRYEVSTVTGYRQIERVQRGADEHAVEVTFSHKYSDWQSLFSPLYPAAAYASPRAFNMGWMGRLPVTAGPFRFQRIDQTAKTVTLVRNPAWWGAPAKLDRIVYRTMDTSAMPGAFANGEIDLMDIGLDADALQRVQGVGGAAVRRAGGPDWRNFTFNAAGPVLSDVRVRRAVMLGIDRRVIARSDLSGLGVPVQTLGNHFYVNTQAGYQDNSSGFGTYDPARAGRLLAEAGWMPRGKYRAKAGRTLALRFVVPSGVPISRREGELTRALLERIGVRVDIEVVPADDVFERYVTPGNMDIVSFSWLGTSFPVSQMKAVFARPRGRNVQQNYSRIGSAAIDAAMDKAIAEIAPERAKVLVNRTDRLIWQQASVLPLYQRPQLVAVRADLANVGAGGFLKPAYQDIGFTGR, encoded by the coding sequence ATGAAACAGGTTCTCACCGCAGCCCTTCTTGGGATCGTGCTCCTGACCGGCGCCGGGTGCCGTGCCCCGGAGGCGTCGACTTCCGATGCGTCCCGGGCGCTGCCCGCGGCGGATGTGAATCCGACTCCGCGCGACCGCGTCGTGAACGGCGGGACGCTCCGCTGGCCGCTCCCCGAGTTCCCGTCCCAGTGGAACACCAACCACGTCAACGGCGCCAAGGGCGCGGTCGAGCACGTCATCCAGGGCGTTCTTCCGTATCTGATGCGTGCCGACGAGAAGGCCGTCCCGCATCCCGTGCCGGAGTATCTGGAGTCGGCCACGTTGAAGCCGACCAGGCACGGGCAGACCGTGACCTACAGGCTCAACCCGCGCGCTAAATGGTCCGACGGCAGGCCACTCGGTTATGCCGACTTTCGGGCGCAGGCCCATGCCCTGTCTGGACGCGACCCGCGCTACGAGGTCTCGACCGTCACCGGATACCGGCAGATCGAGCGAGTCCAACGCGGCGCCGATGAACATGCGGTCGAGGTGACGTTCTCCCATAAGTACTCGGACTGGCAGAGCCTGTTCAGTCCCCTTTACCCGGCCGCCGCTTACGCGAGCCCACGCGCGTTCAACATGGGCTGGATGGGCCGCTTACCCGTCACAGCCGGGCCGTTCAGATTTCAGCGGATCGACCAGACGGCCAAGACGGTGACCCTGGTGCGGAACCCGGCCTGGTGGGGCGCGCCAGCGAAACTCGACCGGATCGTGTATCGCACCATGGACACCAGCGCGATGCCCGGCGCCTTTGCCAACGGCGAGATCGACCTGATGGACATCGGCCTCGACGCGGATGCGTTGCAGCGCGTCCAGGGAGTCGGCGGCGCCGCCGTGCGGAGAGCCGGCGGGCCGGACTGGCGGAACTTCACGTTCAACGCGGCCGGACCCGTCCTGTCCGACGTCCGGGTGCGTCGGGCGGTCATGCTCGGCATCGACCGGCGCGTGATCGCGCGATCCGACCTGTCAGGCCTCGGCGTACCTGTCCAGACGCTCGGCAACCACTTCTACGTCAACACCCAGGCCGGCTACCAGGACAACTCCAGCGGATTCGGCACGTACGACCCGGCGCGGGCCGGACGGCTCCTGGCCGAGGCGGGCTGGATGCCGCGAGGCAAGTACCGCGCCAAAGCGGGACGCACGCTCGCGCTTCGGTTCGTGGTCCCCTCAGGGGTCCCCATCAGCAGGCGGGAAGGAGAGTTGACGCGCGCGCTGCTCGAACGCATAGGCGTCCGAGTGGACATCGAGGTAGTTCCCGCAGACGACGTCTTCGAGCGGTACGTCACGCCGGGGAACATGGACATCGTTTCGTTCTCCTGGCTCGGTACCTCGTTCCCCGTCTCACAGATGAAAGCGGTATTCGCACGGCCGCGCGGACGGAACGTTCAGCAGAACTACTCGCGGATCGGCAGTGCCGCCATCGACGCGGCGATGGACAAGGCCATCGCTGAGATCGCCCCGGAAAGGGCCAAGGTTTTGGTGAACAGAACCGACCGGCTCATCTGGCAGCAGGCGTCGGTCTTGCCGCTGTATCAGCGGCCCCAGCTCGTCGCAGTGCGCGCGGACCTCGCCAACGTGGGGGCCGGCGGCTTCCTGAAGCCCGCTTATCAGGACATCGGTTTCACCGGCCGGTGA
- a CDS encoding dipeptide ABC transporter ATP-binding protein: MTVLRVADLAVGYAAGAFALRGVSFSVGAGEVLGIVGESGAGKTALALALMGLPPEGARVTGSVRLRGRELLGRTDAELSRVRGDELAMIFQDPLSALSPVRTVGRQVAEAVRIHSAVSRAAARSRAVDLLELAGVPDAARRARSYPHELSGGMRQRVAIAMAIANDPVVIVADEPTSALDATVQAQVLDVLRGVREATGAAILLISHDLGVVAGFADRVMVMHEGQVVETGPVEQVLLRPQMPYTSRLLSSWPRTGDALVPRARPGRPVVLQVDGLVRHHPLFKGTLLRRRAGEARAVDGVSFDVREGETLALVGESGSGKTTTLMEILRLSRPQEGRVTVLGKDTAALRACDRKALRKEVQVVFQDPYASLNPRMRVADIIAEPLITHRMPSGGRVEELLALVGLEHGHARRFPHALSGGQRQRVALARALALEPRLLLLDEPVSALDAAVRADVMELLSDLRVRLGLACVFVTHDLGLVRGFADRIAVMQMGRVVEIGSVADVYGAPAHPYTQALLDAMPSPCPERKRSRFFLLDGDPSDPTVGHLGCRLRPRCPHYATLAPDDRRLCEDHDPMPRAMAADHSVACHHPLVQAKAER, from the coding sequence TTGACGGTTCTGCGGGTCGCCGACCTGGCGGTGGGTTACGCGGCGGGCGCGTTCGCCCTGCGCGGTGTGAGCTTCTCGGTCGGGGCAGGGGAGGTGCTCGGGATCGTCGGCGAGTCGGGCGCCGGCAAGACCGCGCTCGCGCTCGCGCTGATGGGGCTGCCGCCGGAGGGGGCGCGTGTGACGGGCTCTGTGCGGTTGCGCGGCCGGGAACTGCTGGGCCGGACCGACGCGGAGCTCTCGCGGGTGCGCGGCGACGAGCTGGCGATGATCTTCCAGGATCCGCTGTCGGCGCTCTCGCCCGTCCGCACGGTGGGCCGGCAGGTGGCCGAGGCCGTCCGGATCCACTCGGCGGTGAGCCGTGCGGCGGCGCGCTCGCGTGCCGTGGACCTGCTCGAACTGGCCGGCGTTCCGGACGCGGCCCGGCGGGCGCGCTCCTACCCGCACGAGCTCTCCGGCGGGATGCGGCAGCGCGTGGCGATCGCCATGGCCATCGCCAACGACCCGGTCGTGATCGTGGCGGACGAGCCCACGTCGGCCCTCGACGCGACCGTCCAGGCGCAGGTGCTGGACGTCCTGCGGGGCGTCCGGGAGGCGACCGGAGCCGCGATCCTGCTGATCAGCCACGATCTGGGCGTCGTCGCCGGCTTCGCGGACCGCGTGATGGTGATGCACGAAGGACAAGTGGTGGAGACGGGCCCAGTGGAGCAGGTTCTTCTTCGCCCCCAGATGCCGTATACGAGCCGCCTGCTGAGTTCGTGGCCGCGAACGGGTGATGCGCTGGTTCCTCGTGCTCGGCCAGGGCGGCCAGTGGTTCTCCAGGTGGACGGCCTGGTCCGTCACCATCCCCTCTTCAAGGGGACGCTGCTAAGGCGGCGGGCCGGGGAGGCGCGTGCCGTGGACGGTGTGAGCTTCGACGTCCGTGAGGGCGAGACGCTCGCGCTGGTGGGGGAGTCGGGGTCCGGCAAGACCACGACGTTGATGGAGATTCTGCGGTTGTCGCGTCCGCAAGAAGGACGCGTCACCGTCTTGGGGAAGGACACGGCCGCCTTGCGCGCCTGCGATCGGAAGGCTTTGCGCAAGGAGGTCCAGGTCGTGTTCCAAGACCCGTACGCCTCGCTGAACCCGCGTATGCGGGTGGCCGACATCATCGCCGAACCGCTCATCACGCATCGCATGCCGAGCGGTGGTCGTGTGGAGGAACTCCTCGCACTGGTGGGCTTGGAGCACGGCCATGCGAGGCGCTTCCCGCATGCGCTCTCGGGCGGGCAACGGCAGCGCGTAGCCCTGGCCAGAGCGCTCGCCTTGGAACCGCGTCTTCTGCTTCTGGACGAGCCTGTGTCTGCGTTGGACGCCGCCGTGCGAGCGGACGTCATGGAACTGCTGAGCGACCTTCGGGTGCGGCTGGGCCTGGCGTGCGTCTTCGTGACCCACGACCTCGGGCTGGTCCGAGGCTTCGCCGACCGGATCGCTGTGATGCAGATGGGTCGCGTAGTTGAGATCGGGTCAGTCGCCGATGTGTATGGGGCTCCAGCGCATCCCTACACGCAGGCACTGCTGGACGCGATGCCCTCGCCCTGCCCAGAACGGAAACGGTCTCGCTTCTTCCTTCTGGACGGTGACCCGTCCGACCCCACGGTCGGGCACTTGGGATGCAGGCTCCGCCCTCGCTGCCCGCACTACGCCACGCTCGCCCCCGACGACAGGCGCTTATGCGAAGACCACGACCCGATGCCGCGTGCCATGGCGGCGGATCACTCCGTCGCCTGCCACCACCCGCTCGTTCAGGCGAAGGCAGAGCGATGA
- a CDS encoding ABC transporter permease, with product MRAGLRMVTGAILLVLLFLLAFGGPLVSSRGWDETDFAAFRQGPSSGHWLGTTQSGRDVFAFTLRGAQNSLLVGLTAALLSTGLAAAVGTAAGFLRGRVDQVLMWGADLLLVLPSFLIVTVLAPRVTGGWPVLAAALAAFMWMVTARAVRAATLRLREREHVLAARFLGVGAPRLVARHVAPGLASLLAVDASLNVSVAIVAESGLSYLGFGVRPPDVSLGTVIADGQGGATAHPWAFGFAAGLLVLIVVAVNLLGDGVRDALDPEAGR from the coding sequence ATGAGAGCCGGTCTTCGGATGGTGACCGGGGCGATCCTGCTCGTGCTGCTGTTCCTCCTGGCTTTCGGCGGGCCGCTCGTGTCGTCGCGCGGATGGGACGAGACGGATTTCGCGGCGTTCCGGCAGGGGCCGTCCAGCGGCCACTGGCTCGGCACGACCCAGAGCGGGCGGGACGTCTTCGCCTTCACCCTGCGCGGTGCGCAGAACTCGCTCCTGGTCGGCCTGACCGCCGCCCTCCTGTCGACCGGACTCGCCGCCGCCGTCGGGACCGCGGCCGGGTTCCTGCGCGGACGCGTCGACCAGGTGCTGATGTGGGGCGCCGATCTGCTGCTGGTGCTCCCGTCCTTCCTGATCGTGACCGTCCTGGCGCCGCGGGTCACCGGAGGGTGGCCGGTGCTCGCGGCGGCACTGGCCGCGTTCATGTGGATGGTCACCGCCCGCGCGGTGCGGGCCGCGACGCTCCGCCTGCGGGAGCGCGAGCACGTGCTGGCCGCGCGGTTCCTCGGCGTCGGCGCGCCGCGGCTGGTCGCGCGGCATGTGGCGCCCGGGCTGGCGTCGCTGCTGGCCGTGGACGCGAGCCTGAACGTGAGCGTCGCGATCGTCGCCGAGAGCGGGCTGTCCTACCTCGGGTTCGGGGTGCGGCCGCCGGACGTCTCGCTCGGCACGGTCATCGCCGACGGCCAGGGCGGGGCGACCGCGCATCCGTGGGCGTTCGGGTTCGCCGCCGGGCTGCTCGTCCTGATCGTCGTCGCGGTGAACCTGCTCGGTGACGGGGTGCGGGACGCGCTCGACCCGGAGGCCGGGCGTTGA
- a CDS encoding ABC transporter permease has translation MATFMVRRLANHAALAVLAASLGYLLAAAALDPRAGLEDRAPRPPESVIDARLGALNLDDRTPLAERYLTWAGGVAHGDLGRTFDGEPVDAELWRRLGVSLRLVVPGAVLGGVMGVALGAHAAIRHGRAADRLISGGSYLLLAVPVFVLAVLLQIVAGEANDALGMRVFVWVGESAPEASRGALWDLADRGRRLLLPTATIALGQLAFHARYQRGLMLDVLHADHVLAARARGLRRRDALLRHGLRIALVPMTAYLAYATGLVLLGGVFTETAFGRHGLGEWLVDSISRGDVNAVAAIEGLAACAVLLAALASDVLAAALDPRVRAGGMP, from the coding sequence GTGGCGACGTTCATGGTGCGGCGGCTGGCGAACCATGCGGCGCTGGCCGTGCTGGCCGCCAGCCTCGGCTACCTGCTCGCCGCCGCGGCGCTCGATCCGCGGGCCGGTCTTGAAGACCGCGCGCCCCGTCCGCCGGAGTCCGTCATCGACGCGCGGCTCGGCGCGCTCAACCTGGATGACCGGACGCCCCTGGCCGAGCGGTATCTCACCTGGGCCGGCGGCGTCGCGCACGGTGACTTAGGCCGGACGTTCGACGGCGAGCCGGTCGACGCCGAGTTGTGGCGCCGGCTCGGAGTGAGCCTGCGCCTGGTCGTTCCGGGGGCCGTCCTGGGAGGCGTCATGGGGGTCGCCCTGGGCGCCCACGCCGCGATCCGGCACGGCAGGGCGGCCGACAGGCTGATCTCCGGCGGCTCCTATCTGCTGCTGGCCGTTCCCGTGTTCGTCCTGGCGGTGCTCCTACAGATCGTTGCCGGTGAGGCCAACGACGCCCTGGGGATGCGGGTGTTCGTCTGGGTGGGCGAATCCGCGCCGGAGGCGTCCCGCGGCGCGCTCTGGGATCTCGCGGATCGGGGTCGCCGCCTGCTGCTGCCGACGGCCACGATCGCGCTCGGCCAGCTCGCTTTCCACGCCCGCTACCAGCGCGGCCTGATGCTGGACGTGCTGCACGCCGATCACGTGCTCGCCGCGCGGGCCAGGGGGCTCCGGCGGCGGGACGCGCTGCTGCGGCACGGCCTCCGGATCGCGCTCGTCCCGATGACGGCCTATCTCGCCTACGCGACCGGTCTGGTGCTCCTCGGCGGCGTGTTCACCGAGACGGCCTTCGGGCGGCACGGGCTGGGGGAGTGGCTCGTCGACTCCATCTCGCGCGGCGACGTCAACGCGGTCGCCGCCATCGAAGGCCTCGCCGCCTGCGCCGTCCTCCTGGCAGCCCTCGCGTCCGACGTGCTGGCCGCGGCGCTGGACCCCCGCGTCCGCGCGGGAGGCATGCCATGA
- a CDS encoding TetR/AcrR family transcriptional regulator yields the protein MPRVSAEHLERRRRQILESARTCFIRKGIHATSMQDIFAEAGLSAGAVYRYFKSKNEIIEANIATVIGDLRAFFTALADSDPLLPVDEMAERFASRVVALSGEDGPLRLAPQAWALATHDPEIAAYVADNVAALRDTWTRYIRRLVDAGHLPADTDAVAAGKTLFALFPGFLIQRLLLADFTPEDLRRGVKALTRESMLTRAS from the coding sequence ATGCCGAGAGTCAGCGCGGAGCACCTGGAGCGCCGCCGCCGCCAGATCCTCGAATCGGCGCGCACCTGCTTCATCCGCAAGGGCATCCACGCGACGTCCATGCAGGACATCTTCGCCGAGGCCGGGCTCTCCGCCGGTGCCGTCTACCGGTACTTCAAGAGCAAGAACGAGATCATCGAGGCGAACATCGCGACCGTGATCGGCGACCTGCGCGCGTTCTTCACCGCGCTCGCCGACAGCGACCCGCTGCTCCCGGTCGACGAGATGGCCGAGCGGTTCGCCTCCCGGGTCGTCGCCCTGTCCGGCGAGGACGGCCCGCTCCGGCTCGCGCCGCAGGCCTGGGCGCTCGCCACGCACGATCCGGAGATCGCCGCGTACGTCGCCGACAACGTGGCCGCACTGCGCGACACCTGGACCCGCTACATCCGCCGGCTGGTCGACGCCGGGCACCTCCCCGCCGACACCGACGCCGTGGCCGCCGGGAAGACGCTGTTCGCGCTCTTCCCCGGCTTCCTGATACAGCGCCTGCTGCTCGCGGACTTCACCCCCGAGGACCTGAGGCGCGGCGTGAAGGCGCTGACGCGCGAGAGCATGTTGACTCGGGCGTCCTGA